The Streptomyces tubercidicus DNA segment TACGGCGGTCAAGGCGGCCGGCAGCAACAACGAGTACCTGGGCCATGTCATGGCCGGCGACGCCGAGGGGCCGGACGCCCGCCGGTGCGTCGAAGCGCTGCTGTCCGAACTGCGTCCCCGGGTGGTGAACCGGTGACCACTCCCACCACCCACCACCCGGCCACCGCCGCCTCGTACGACGACCTCGTGGCCCGTGTCCTCGGCGGCGACTTCGGGCCCGACCCGCGTACCCAGCGGGTCGCCGTCGCCTTCAGCACCCGGCAGGCCGTACGCCACGAGGGCCGCAGCGGCGGATACCGCAATGAAGTGCTGAGCCTGCGGCTGGCCGCCGCGGTCGGCTCCTGCGCGGTGGAGCCCGGTGAGCTGCCGGACGCCGCCATCGAGGACTGCGTCGGCGCGGACCTGGCCCGCCTGATGGCGCACGAACTGCGCCCGGTGCGGGTGGCCGCACTCGACACCTATCTGATGCATGTCCTCCCGCACACCCCCGCGAACGGCGCCCGGTCCTGGTCGCTGCCGGCCGGGTCGTCCCTGCGAAAGTCCCGCGCCAGGGCACGCGCCGTCGCCGGACTGGTCGATGCCGCGCCGGGCGCCCGGGTACTGGTGGTCGGCGTGGTCAACTCGCTGCTGGAAGCGCTCCGTGAGCGCGGTCTGACGTATGTGCCCTGCGACCTCAAGGGGGGCACGACGGAGTGGGGCGAGCCGGTCCGCACCGATGCGCTCGCCGAGTTGGCGCACTGCGATGCGGTGCTCGCCTCCGGGATGACGCTCGGCAACGGCAGCTTCGAACCGCTGCGGGCGCACGCACTGCGCCACGGAAAGCCCCTGGTGATGTTCGCCCAGACGGGCAGCGCGGTGCTGCCGCGATTCCTCGGCGCCGGGGTGAGCGCGGTGTGTGCGGAGCCGTACCCGTTCTTCTGGCTCGACGGCGGGCCGGGCATCGTCCACCGTTACGGCGCCGAGGGAGCCGCCCGGTGACCACGGCCATCCGGCAACCCACCGGCAACCGCGAACTCCTCGGCCTGTTCGGCCGCACCCCGCTCGCCCGGGTCACCGCCGACCTCCCCTCCCCGCACCCCGGCTTCTGGGCCAAGCTCGAAGGGCTCGGCGCGGGCGGTATGAAGGCACGGGCCGCGGTGTCCATGCTGCTCGGCGCCCGGGAACGCGGCCAACTGCGGCCCGGCGCCCCCGTCGTGGAGTCCACCTCCGGCACGCTCGGCATCGGTCTGGCCTTCGCGGGCCAGGCGCTCGGCCATCCGGTCGTGCTGGTCGGCGACGCCGAGCTGGAGCCGTCCATGCGCCGGCTGCTGCGGACCCACGGGGTCCGGCTCGAACTCGTCGACCGCCCGGCAGCCGAGGGCGGCTGGCAGGCCGCCCGGCTCGCCCGGCTGCGGCAGCTGCTCGCCGAACTGCCCGGCGCCTACTGGCCCGACCAGTACAACAACCCCGACAATGTCGCCGGTTACGCCTCCCTCGCCGCCGAAATGGCCGCCGAACTCGACCATCTCGACGTCCTGGTGTGCAGCGTCGGCACCGGCGGCCACAGCGCGGGCATCATCGGCCCGCTGCGCCGCCACTGGCCGCGGCTGCGGCTGATCGGGGTGGACGCCACCGGCTCGACGATCTTCGGCCAGCCCGCCAGGGCCCGGCTGATGCGCGGCCTCGGCAGCAGCATCCATCCCCGCAATGTCGCCTACGACGCCTTCGACGAGGTGCACTGGGTCGGCCCGGCCGAGTCCGCCGACGCCTGCCGCCGGCTCGCCACCGGCAACTTCGTCAGCGGCGGCTGGAGCACCGGCGCGGTCGCCCTCGTCGCCGCATGGGCCGCACGGGTACACCCCGGAGCCGTCGTCGCCACCGTCTTCCCCGACGGGCCACAGCGCTACCTCAACAGCGTCTACGACGACGACTTCGCCACCGCCCACGGCCTAGACCTGACCACGGCCGCCACTCGCCCGGTCGAGATCCCGCATCCGACGGCCGCGGAGGCGACCGGCTGGACCCGGTGCGGGACGGTCGCCGACCCGCTCGTGCCCCTGGCAGCGGACGCCGACGGATCGCCCGCCCCGCTGCCACGCCACCCCTCCGTCCGCCCCACCACCTGGGAAGAAGCCCCGTGAAGGTCAGCCAGCGCACCGTACGACTCGAACTCACCGAGCCGCTGCGGATCTCCCGCTCCACGATGGCGGCCCGCGACGCCGTATGGCTCGCCATCGAGCACCACGGCCGGCGCGGCTACGGAGAGGCCGTCAC contains these protein-coding regions:
- a CDS encoding Rossmann-like domain-containing protein; translation: MTTPTTHHPATAASYDDLVARVLGGDFGPDPRTQRVAVAFSTRQAVRHEGRSGGYRNEVLSLRLAAAVGSCAVEPGELPDAAIEDCVGADLARLMAHELRPVRVAALDTYLMHVLPHTPANGARSWSLPAGSSLRKSRARARAVAGLVDAAPGARVLVVGVVNSLLEALRERGLTYVPCDLKGGTTEWGEPVRTDALAELAHCDAVLASGMTLGNGSFEPLRAHALRHGKPLVMFAQTGSAVLPRFLGAGVSAVCAEPYPFFWLDGGPGIVHRYGAEGAAR
- a CDS encoding PLP-dependent cysteine synthase family protein, which translates into the protein MTTAIRQPTGNRELLGLFGRTPLARVTADLPSPHPGFWAKLEGLGAGGMKARAAVSMLLGARERGQLRPGAPVVESTSGTLGIGLAFAGQALGHPVVLVGDAELEPSMRRLLRTHGVRLELVDRPAAEGGWQAARLARLRQLLAELPGAYWPDQYNNPDNVAGYASLAAEMAAELDHLDVLVCSVGTGGHSAGIIGPLRRHWPRLRLIGVDATGSTIFGQPARARLMRGLGSSIHPRNVAYDAFDEVHWVGPAESADACRRLATGNFVSGGWSTGAVALVAAWAARVHPGAVVATVFPDGPQRYLNSVYDDDFATAHGLDLTTAATRPVEIPHPTAAEATGWTRCGTVADPLVPLAADADGSPAPLPRHPSVRPTTWEEAP